In Leptospira saintgironsiae, one genomic interval encodes:
- a CDS encoding NUDIX domain-containing protein: MSKHGFFQITQKVFLRKGKELLILRDRKSGFGDLPGGRMNEDEFYGDWLESLSRELKEEMGEACEIKIHPRPILIHKHRVSDGNHPCVIVAYHGEFISGEITLSDEHDYISWVDAATYDPKPLFFEYMLDALQLYQREYVPQIPDGKLNPKGWLV, encoded by the coding sequence TTGAGCAAACACGGTTTTTTTCAAATCACACAAAAGGTTTTTTTGAGAAAAGGAAAAGAACTTCTCATTCTTAGAGACCGTAAATCCGGATTCGGGGACCTTCCTGGTGGAAGAATGAACGAGGACGAATTTTACGGAGACTGGCTGGAAAGTTTATCCAGAGAGTTAAAGGAAGAAATGGGAGAAGCTTGTGAGATCAAGATCCACCCTCGACCCATTCTAATCCATAAACATAGAGTCAGTGATGGAAATCATCCGTGTGTGATCGTTGCTTATCATGGGGAATTTATATCCGGTGAGATCACTCTCTCCGATGAGCATGATTATATTTCTTGGGTAGATGCAGCCACCTACGATCCTAAACCTTTATTTTTCGAATACATGTTGGATGCCCTGCAATTATACCAAAGAGAATATGTTCCCCAGATACCTGATGGTAAATTAAATCCTAAAGGTTGGTTGGTATGA
- a CDS encoding TetR/AcrR family transcriptional regulator — MPKIAKKKVSISSKQKEKNSKLNLRKSPSQKRAIERVEYILDIVADLLDEVGTEALTTNLIAQRAGIPIGSLYQYFPNKHAILKAVGQRHLERVNSMIMNFLDTPPNKTEWENLVDRLIDAFAQLYKSEPGFIPMWSNKNLDPELVSIDRENNRAIANFIAELFFGVIPWMKKKEEMMVMSRIMVEVSDSVLSRWLRERQDSALADGILQELKTMLKAYMNYYIQRGSK, encoded by the coding sequence TTGCCCAAAATCGCAAAAAAGAAAGTGTCAATATCCTCTAAACAAAAAGAGAAAAACTCTAAGTTAAATCTGAGAAAATCACCTTCTCAAAAAAGAGCTATAGAGAGGGTTGAGTATATCTTAGATATAGTTGCGGATCTTTTGGATGAAGTCGGAACAGAAGCGCTCACTACAAATCTGATCGCTCAAAGAGCAGGGATTCCGATCGGTTCCTTATACCAATATTTTCCAAACAAGCATGCTATCTTAAAAGCTGTTGGGCAAAGGCATTTGGAAAGAGTGAATTCAATGATCATGAATTTTCTAGATACTCCTCCGAACAAAACGGAATGGGAAAATCTAGTAGATAGACTCATAGATGCATTTGCTCAACTTTATAAATCCGAACCTGGGTTTATACCAATGTGGTCGAATAAAAACTTAGATCCTGAACTTGTAAGTATAGATAGAGAGAATAACAGGGCGATTGCCAATTTTATCGCGGAGTTATTTTTCGGGGTCATTCCTTGGATGAAGAAAAAAGAAGAAATGATGGTCATGTCCAGGATCATGGTAGAAGTATCAGATTCTGTCTTAAGTCGTTGGCTCAGAGAAAGACAAGATAGCGCACTAGCAGATGGGATCTTACAAGAACTCAAAACAATGCTTAAAGCTTATATGAATTATTATATACAGAGAGGATCTAAATGA
- a CDS encoding rhomboid family intramembrane serine protease codes for MKAFLFEFPLTAFIVGLITISQIFLTVFVPEEIVNSFFISRPGEFYPWKWIGMVFLHADFTHLFWNMIFLFFLGRIVEYKVGQTKWLLFFFMGALVSGGLDSFVRGMILGENQPAIGASGAVSGLAAVAALLSPFSIRVKKRSYPFPVFAVAWLMVYSDITNLFSRDKVAHWAHLGGFISVVFTAYFLNNKIKRELHTGFALNLVFVVLLLILGFFVGAR; via the coding sequence ATGAAGGCCTTTCTATTCGAATTTCCTCTAACTGCTTTTATTGTAGGACTCATAACTATTTCTCAAATTTTTCTTACAGTATTTGTTCCAGAAGAAATTGTAAATTCGTTCTTTATCAGTCGTCCCGGAGAATTTTATCCATGGAAATGGATCGGAATGGTCTTCTTACATGCGGACTTCACTCATTTATTTTGGAATATGATCTTTCTATTTTTTTTAGGAAGGATTGTAGAATATAAAGTTGGCCAAACAAAATGGCTTCTTTTCTTTTTTATGGGCGCACTTGTTTCGGGCGGTTTGGATTCTTTTGTAAGAGGAATGATCTTAGGAGAAAATCAACCTGCTATTGGAGCTTCCGGTGCTGTATCTGGACTCGCTGCAGTTGCCGCTTTACTTTCTCCTTTTTCTATCCGAGTCAAAAAGAGAAGTTATCCTTTTCCTGTTTTCGCAGTGGCCTGGCTTATGGTTTATTCTGATATCACCAATTTATTTTCCAGAGACAAGGTTGCACATTGGGCTCATCTAGGTGGATTTATCTCAGTAGTGTTCACTGCATATTTTTTGAATAATAAGATAAAACGAGAACTACATACCGGATTTGCATTAAACTTAGTGTTCGTGGTCTTACTCTTGATTTTAGGATTTTTTGTCGGGGCAAGATAA
- a CDS encoding alcohol dehydrogenase catalytic domain-containing protein, with the protein MIEVRFTAYEYNSNDSFSDSVYEMKGSEESGWQILRNSSPYLELGKGYRLLKTELCGICSTDLDRRFLPFPLPQIIGHEVVASDYLTGQKYVLEINDTVVSRGEEADPFCQVGIPTHSPTRMVLGIDRLPGGFGPYILAPKGNLIETKQLEDMEAVLLEPFAASLHGVEVSLGRVGADLKKVGADLKKIAVLGPRRLGSLVIAALDLYRKRNKLNYEIVSLIRHQNLADLSLRMGADQVLYFSKLGEGDIKEGLLFEKNVGAPTSASWPDYKHSFDLVFDTTGSISGLETSIYLTRKEIHRKTTNGQASLGIAHLTELVVDEISVTNLRSDFLNLVWGIEVSLPAWVFISSSVSLIKEEKELLDDLEKKDKIRIFTGSIEEGTRFLGSKEFGGVLPRFDFAIIDSSSELDLVIRPDKKEEKSLVRPRGSILISKSAEHESNLFLDWITGGGILSTSRCGDFVRTRELLISEPGFLKSVSENLISKEFDSRSIPEAYTNARKPENIKVVVRHKAS; encoded by the coding sequence TTGATAGAAGTTCGATTCACTGCTTACGAATATAACTCGAACGATTCTTTTTCCGATTCAGTATATGAAATGAAAGGTTCGGAAGAATCTGGTTGGCAGATTTTACGAAATTCTTCTCCTTATTTAGAACTCGGAAAAGGTTATAGACTTCTCAAAACAGAACTTTGCGGGATTTGCTCTACAGATTTAGATCGCAGATTTTTGCCTTTTCCACTTCCTCAGATTATTGGCCATGAAGTAGTCGCATCCGATTATCTCACTGGCCAAAAATACGTATTAGAAATTAATGATACGGTAGTTTCCAGGGGAGAAGAAGCTGATCCTTTTTGCCAAGTTGGGATTCCAACGCATAGCCCGACTAGAATGGTATTAGGAATTGATCGTTTGCCTGGAGGATTCGGGCCTTATATTCTCGCACCAAAAGGAAACTTAATAGAAACCAAACAACTAGAAGATATGGAAGCAGTTCTATTAGAACCATTTGCCGCTTCTTTACATGGTGTAGAAGTTTCTCTAGGCCGGGTGGGTGCAGATCTTAAAAAGGTGGGTGCAGATCTTAAAAAGATCGCTGTTCTTGGCCCTAGACGTTTGGGCTCTTTAGTGATCGCAGCCTTGGATCTATATCGAAAAAGAAACAAACTAAACTACGAAATTGTTTCGCTTATCAGACATCAAAACTTAGCAGATCTATCTTTGAGAATGGGTGCAGATCAAGTTTTATATTTTTCTAAACTGGGAGAAGGTGATATTAAAGAAGGTCTTTTATTCGAAAAGAATGTAGGAGCTCCAACATCTGCATCCTGGCCCGATTACAAACATTCTTTTGATCTAGTATTTGATACCACAGGTTCTATTTCCGGACTAGAAACTAGCATCTATCTTACTCGAAAAGAAATTCATAGAAAGACTACAAATGGACAGGCCTCCCTTGGAATTGCACATCTCACTGAGTTAGTAGTGGATGAGATTTCTGTAACAAATCTAAGATCCGATTTTTTAAATTTGGTTTGGGGAATTGAGGTGAGTTTGCCCGCTTGGGTTTTCATTTCTTCTTCTGTTTCCTTAATCAAAGAAGAAAAAGAACTATTAGATGATCTAGAAAAAAAAGATAAAATTCGGATCTTTACAGGTTCAATCGAAGAAGGAACTAGGTTTTTAGGATCTAAAGAATTCGGAGGTGTTTTGCCTCGATTCGATTTTGCAATCATAGATTCTTCTTCTGAACTAGATTTAGTGATCCGCCCAGATAAGAAGGAAGAAAAATCATTGGTTCGACCAAGAGGGTCTATTCTGATCTCTAAGTCAGCCGAACACGAATCCAATTTGTTTTTAGATTGGATTACAGGCGGCGGGATCTTGAGCACAAGCAGATGCGGGGACTTTGTTCGAACTAGAGAACTTCTAATATCCGAACCTGGATTTTTAAAATCAGTTTCTGAAAACTTGATCAGTAAAGAATTTGATTCCAGATCTATCCCGGAAGCGTATACAAACGCAAGGAAACCGGAGAATATAAAAGTGGTTGTCAGGCATAAAGCTTCCTGA